One part of the Truepera radiovictrix DSM 17093 genome encodes these proteins:
- the allE gene encoding (S)-ureidoglycine aminohydrolase: MTLTPFGHTRTRVTPTHALLSPDGHVATRLPGWEATDTVVLISPQLGARFTQLLAHLGAGGAWSGAVPGGLERFVFVVAGEVVLALAGETHALPPHGYAYVPPETPHTLRAAAPATLCVFERRYVPLDGASRSSALAEGPVALTSAPEVVVGNAAEVPGEPFLGDEGVRVRKLLPEARAFDLMVSTMTFAPGSSLPYAETHVMEHGLLMLAGGGVYRLAESWYPVAAGDAIYMAPYCPQWFGALGKVPSTYLLYKDAPREPFALEAGS, translated from the coding sequence ATGACGCTCACCCCCTTCGGCCACACCCGCACCCGCGTCACCCCCACGCACGCCCTACTCAGTCCCGACGGCCACGTCGCCACCCGGCTCCCGGGGTGGGAGGCGACGGACACCGTGGTGCTCATCTCGCCGCAGCTCGGCGCGCGCTTTACGCAGCTTTTGGCGCACCTCGGCGCGGGCGGGGCCTGGTCGGGGGCGGTGCCCGGGGGGCTCGAGCGCTTCGTCTTCGTCGTCGCTGGCGAGGTTGTGCTGGCGCTCGCCGGCGAGACCCACGCGCTCCCCCCCCACGGCTACGCCTACGTCCCCCCTGAGACGCCCCACACCCTGCGCGCGGCCGCCCCGGCGACGCTCTGCGTCTTCGAGCGCCGCTACGTCCCCCTCGACGGTGCAAGTAGGTCATCGGCGCTAGCCGAAGGGCCCGTGGCCCTAACCTCGGCGCCGGAGGTCGTGGTCGGCAACGCGGCCGAGGTACCCGGCGAACCCTTTTTGGGCGACGAGGGGGTGCGGGTCCGCAAGCTGCTGCCCGAGGCGCGGGCCTTTGACCTCATGGTGAGCACCATGACCTTCGCGCCGGGCTCGAGCCTGCCCTACGCCGAGACGCACGTCATGGAGCACGGGCTGCTGATGCTCGCGGGCGGCGGCGTCTACCGGCTCGCCGAGAGCTGGTACCCGGTCGCGGCGGGCGACGCCATCTACATGGCGCCCTACTGCCCGCAGTGGTTCGGCGCCCTCGGCAAGGTGCCGAGCACCTATCTGCTCTACAAGGACGCGCCGCGCGAACCGTTCGCGCTCGAGGCCGGAAGCTGA